The Candidatus Binataceae bacterium genome contains a region encoding:
- a CDS encoding patatin-like phospholipase family protein, with product MANNPRRLAVTIKGGVSLGAYEAGVITEILNIIEYNNTHGGTSWYIDAIAGASAGSITAALLAQILAGNGQTSLLHDAWVSGISLETLASNAQSANTILDSDAVSGLADKYLPSLSQSLSAHAAFNGQSVSLAFTVSGLALDPESLLALNNRLLTWHEYSVVGRFKMLVSQSKSLDYWASPIGIYNHNAPDQGVITGADAYQALKQTAVTSGAFPLAFAPRGLARFEDSLMWRDRWFVDGGVYDNDPVGEMINLAHDVDWSTNAYDDRDRRFLIIEPESLPVAVTFPPTGVNPAALLDVGPAGVLEQILPGLLEQSQESGVRGIAAVNSQINERQNILSDLCSALNTISIDFSTLQRLAGSITDQLARRRKIDQSRLQLFRENFIPDLAALEPDLAERASRLDVPSSGRTNVAGAFVELGLLMDFAADLADKVSFCPIVVSPDTALAGDPMWAFSGFFLADIREHDFQRGRYDAYQALTAIKDPTLILYTGSGVPTDPGVFTPTAAQQAAYNANSETFKNRIDVVVRTLIGEVTKGSLLFEIPLLGTGLDDTISWMVDKVIDEFLKS from the coding sequence ATGGCAAACAACCCGCGCAGGCTCGCTGTTACAATCAAGGGTGGTGTGTCGCTCGGAGCATACGAGGCCGGCGTAATCACCGAAATACTTAACATTATAGAGTACAACAACACGCATGGCGGAACTTCCTGGTATATCGACGCAATAGCAGGAGCTAGTGCAGGCTCCATTACCGCCGCGCTGCTCGCGCAGATTCTCGCGGGCAACGGACAGACCTCTTTACTGCATGATGCCTGGGTTAGTGGCATTTCACTCGAAACGCTAGCCAGTAACGCTCAATCGGCGAATACCATTCTGGACTCCGACGCGGTATCTGGCCTTGCGGACAAATATTTGCCAAGCCTTAGTCAGTCCCTAAGCGCGCATGCCGCTTTCAATGGTCAGTCTGTGTCGCTCGCCTTTACTGTGTCTGGCTTGGCATTAGATCCTGAGTCACTTCTTGCGCTGAATAATCGCTTGCTGACCTGGCATGAGTATTCAGTGGTGGGACGCTTCAAGATGCTTGTGTCCCAATCGAAGAGCCTCGACTATTGGGCATCGCCTATTGGCATTTACAATCATAACGCGCCAGATCAAGGGGTGATAACCGGGGCTGATGCCTATCAGGCATTGAAACAGACCGCGGTCACCTCCGGGGCGTTTCCTTTGGCGTTTGCACCTCGTGGACTCGCTCGGTTCGAAGATAGTCTGATGTGGCGCGACCGTTGGTTTGTCGATGGTGGAGTGTACGACAACGATCCCGTAGGCGAGATGATCAACCTAGCTCACGATGTCGATTGGAGCACCAACGCCTATGACGATCGCGATCGGCGCTTTCTGATAATCGAACCCGAGAGCTTGCCAGTCGCGGTAACCTTCCCGCCGACAGGCGTAAATCCAGCGGCGCTGCTGGACGTCGGGCCCGCAGGCGTCCTCGAACAGATTCTGCCGGGTCTGCTGGAGCAATCTCAGGAGTCCGGCGTGAGGGGTATTGCTGCCGTTAACAGTCAAATTAACGAGCGCCAGAATATTCTCTCGGATCTTTGCTCCGCCCTTAACACGATCAGCATCGATTTTAGTACCCTGCAAAGGCTTGCCGGATCCATCACTGATCAACTCGCACGCCGCAGGAAGATCGATCAGAGCCGGCTGCAATTGTTCCGAGAGAATTTTATTCCTGATCTCGCCGCTCTGGAACCCGATCTTGCAGAGCGTGCCTCACGGCTCGATGTGCCGTCGAGCGGAAGAACTAACGTCGCAGGAGCTTTTGTCGAGCTCGGACTGCTAATGGACTTTGCGGCGGATCTAGCTGATAAAGTTAGTTTTTGTCCTATTGTCGTCAGTCCCGACACGGCGCTTGCAGGTGATCCGATGTGGGCGTTCTCCGGGTTTTTTCTTGCGGACATTCGCGAGCATGATTTCCAGCGAGGCCGCTATGATGCATACCAGGCACTGACAGCCATCAAGGATCCAACACTCATTCTCTATACAGGAAGCGGCGTGCCAACCGATCCAGGAGTCTTCACGCCGACAGCGGCCCAGCAGGCCGCATATAACGCTAATTCTGAGACTTTCAAGAATCGCATTGATGTAGTGGTGAGGACCTTGATTGGAGAGGTGACTAAGGGAAGTCTTTTGTTCGAGATTCCACTTCTTGGTACTGGTCTCGATGATACTATCTCGTGGATGGTCGATAAGGTGATCGACGAGTTCCTCAAATCATAA